One genomic region from Lates calcarifer isolate ASB-BC8 linkage group LG10, TLL_Latcal_v3, whole genome shotgun sequence encodes:
- the LOC108901962 gene encoding septin-7 isoform X3: protein MRDMMDMIQHQRNLEGYVGFANLPNQVYRKSVKRGFEFTLMVVGESGLGKSTLINSLFLTDLYSKDYPGPSQRIKKTVQVEQSKVLIKEGGVQLTLTIVDTPGFGDAVDNSNCWQPVINYIDSKCEDFLNAESRVNRRSMPDNRVHCCLYFIAPSGHGLKPLDIEFMKRLHDKVNVIPLIAKADTLTPEECQLFKKQIMKEIQEHKIKIYEFPDTEDDEDNKLIRKIKEKMPLAVVGSNVVIEVNGKKVRGRQYPWGVAEVENGEHCDFTVLRNMLIRTHMQDLKDVTNNVHYENYRSKKLAAVTCNGVDTSKTKGQLTKSPLAQMEEERREHVMKMKKMEAEMEQVFEMKVKEKKQKLKDSEAELERRHEQMKRNLEAQYKELEEKRRVFEEEKANWEAQQRILEQQKLDASKTMEKNKKKGKIF, encoded by the exons gtgAATCTGGTCTTGGGAAATCAACACTCATCAACTCTCTGTTCCTGACTGACCTGTACTCTAAGGACTACCCTGGGCCTTCACAGCGCATCAAGAAGACTGTACAG GTGGAGCAGTCTAAAGTGCTGATCAAGGAAGGAGGGGTCCAGCTGACACTCACCATTGTCGATACACCAGGGTTTGGAGATGCAGTGGACAACAGCAACTG TTGGCAGCCAGTCATAAACTACATTGACAGTAAGTGTGAGGACTTCCTGAATGCAGAGTCAAGGGTAAACCGCAGATCCATGCCAGACAACCGAGTCCACTGCTGCCTATACTTCATTGCGCCTTCTGGACACGG ACTGAAGCCACTGGACATCGAGTTCATGAAGAGACTCCATGACAAAGTCAATGTCATCCCTCTTATTGCAAAAGCCGACACTTTGACCCCCGAAGAGTgccagctttttaaaaaacag ATAATGAAAGAGATACAGGAGCACAAAATCAAAATTTATGAATTCCCAGACACAGAGGATGACGAGGACAACAAGCTCATCCGAAAGATAAAG GAGAAAATGCCCCTGGCAGTAGTCGGCAGCAACGTGGTGATTGAGGTGAACGGCAAGAAGGTCAGAGGTCGCCAGTACCCGTGGGGCGTGGCAGAAG tggagAATGGGGAACACTGCGACTTCACTGTTCTCCGCAACATGCTGATCAG GACCCATATGCAGGATCTAAAGGATGTCACCAACAATGTCCACTATGAGAACTACCGCAGTAAGAAACTTGCTGCTGTCACCTGTAACGGAGTGGACACTTCCAAGACCAAGGGACAGCTCACTAA GAGTCCCCTGGCACAGATGGAAGAGGAGCGTAGAGAGCACGTGATGAAAATGAAGAAGATGGAGGCAGAAATGGAACAAGTCTTTGAAATGAAGGTTaaggagaagaagcagaaactgAAGGATTCAGAGGCTGAG CTGGAGCGGCGCCACGAACAGATGAAGAGGAACTTGGAGGCGCAGTacaaagagctggaggagaagagacgAGTGTTTGAGGAGGAGAAGGCCAACTGGGAGGCTCAGCAGAGAATCCTCGAGCAGCAGAAACTGGACGCCTCCAA GACGATggaaaagaacaagaagaaaggaaaaatcTTTTGA
- the LOC108901962 gene encoding septin-7 isoform X4 → MRDMMDMIQHRNLEGYVGFANLPNQVYRKSVKRGFEFTLMVVGESGLGKSTLINSLFLTDLYSKDYPGPSQRIKKTVQVEQSKVLIKEGGVQLTLTIVDTPGFGDAVDNSNCWQPVINYIDSKCEDFLNAESRVNRRSMPDNRVHCCLYFIAPSGHGLKPLDIEFMKRLHDKVNVIPLIAKADTLTPEECQLFKKQIMKEIQEHKIKIYEFPDTEDDEDNKLIRKIKEKMPLAVVGSNVVIEVNGKKVRGRQYPWGVAEVENGEHCDFTVLRNMLIRTHMQDLKDVTNNVHYENYRSKKLAAVTCNGVDTSKTKGQLTKSPLAQMEEERREHVMKMKKMEAEMEQVFEMKVKEKKQKLKDSEAELERRHEQMKRNLEAQYKELEEKRRVFEEEKANWEAQQRILEQQKLDASKTMEKNKKKGKIF, encoded by the exons gtgAATCTGGTCTTGGGAAATCAACACTCATCAACTCTCTGTTCCTGACTGACCTGTACTCTAAGGACTACCCTGGGCCTTCACAGCGCATCAAGAAGACTGTACAG GTGGAGCAGTCTAAAGTGCTGATCAAGGAAGGAGGGGTCCAGCTGACACTCACCATTGTCGATACACCAGGGTTTGGAGATGCAGTGGACAACAGCAACTG TTGGCAGCCAGTCATAAACTACATTGACAGTAAGTGTGAGGACTTCCTGAATGCAGAGTCAAGGGTAAACCGCAGATCCATGCCAGACAACCGAGTCCACTGCTGCCTATACTTCATTGCGCCTTCTGGACACGG ACTGAAGCCACTGGACATCGAGTTCATGAAGAGACTCCATGACAAAGTCAATGTCATCCCTCTTATTGCAAAAGCCGACACTTTGACCCCCGAAGAGTgccagctttttaaaaaacag ATAATGAAAGAGATACAGGAGCACAAAATCAAAATTTATGAATTCCCAGACACAGAGGATGACGAGGACAACAAGCTCATCCGAAAGATAAAG GAGAAAATGCCCCTGGCAGTAGTCGGCAGCAACGTGGTGATTGAGGTGAACGGCAAGAAGGTCAGAGGTCGCCAGTACCCGTGGGGCGTGGCAGAAG tggagAATGGGGAACACTGCGACTTCACTGTTCTCCGCAACATGCTGATCAG GACCCATATGCAGGATCTAAAGGATGTCACCAACAATGTCCACTATGAGAACTACCGCAGTAAGAAACTTGCTGCTGTCACCTGTAACGGAGTGGACACTTCCAAGACCAAGGGACAGCTCACTAA GAGTCCCCTGGCACAGATGGAAGAGGAGCGTAGAGAGCACGTGATGAAAATGAAGAAGATGGAGGCAGAAATGGAACAAGTCTTTGAAATGAAGGTTaaggagaagaagcagaaactgAAGGATTCAGAGGCTGAG CTGGAGCGGCGCCACGAACAGATGAAGAGGAACTTGGAGGCGCAGTacaaagagctggaggagaagagacgAGTGTTTGAGGAGGAGAAGGCCAACTGGGAGGCTCAGCAGAGAATCCTCGAGCAGCAGAAACTGGACGCCTCCAA GACGATggaaaagaacaagaagaaaggaaaaatcTTTTGA